The sequence below is a genomic window from Polaribacter vadi.
AAAAGCAAGAGGTTTAGCTTTTATAGATTCCTTTTTAAAACGAAATAATTTATACAATAAATACGAAAACGTTAGTATAACCATACCAAGAACAGTTGTAATTAGTACCGACGTTTTTGATCAATTTATAGAAACTCATAAACTTATTAAATTCGCTGCAGAATGTACAGATGATGAAAAAATATTGCATGAATTTATTTCAAAAGATTTACCAAAATGGGCTTTAGAAGATATTAGAGCATTTTTAGAAACAACCAAATGTCCTATTGCTGTTCGATCTTCTAGTTTGTTAGAAGATTCTAACTATCAGCCATTTGCAGGTGTTTTTGCAACCTATATGATTCCAGATTCTGAAATCAATAAAAAAGTTGAAATGGTTTCTAATGCCATAAAATCGGTTATTGCATCTGCTTTTTTTGAAAACAGTAAATTATATCTTAAAGCCATAGCACATACTATAGAAGAAGATAAAATGGCTGTAATTTTGCAAGAAGTTACAGGCAAACAATACCAAGATGTATATTACCCTAATATTTCTGGAGTAGCACGTTCCATTAATTTTTATCCTATTGGCGATGAAAAAGCGAATGAAGGAATTGCTAATATTGCTCTAGGATTAGGAGAAATTATTGTTGGTGGAGGGCAAACCTTGCGTTTTTCACCTTATTATCCAAAGAAAGTATTACAACTATCTTCTCCAGGTTCTACACAAAGAGATACACAACAACATTTTTATGGTTTAGATTTAAATCCTGATAGTTATAAAATTTCAACATGTGAATCCATCAACAAAAAGAAAGTATCTATAAGGCAAGCAGAAAACCATGGTTCTTTAAAATTTGTAGCTTCTACATACGATTTACAAAACAATACAATAAGACCAGGTGTAATGCATGATGGAGTTCGTGTAATTACATTCGATAATATTCTGAAATACAATACATTTCCATTACCAGAAATTTTGCAAGAATTGTTACGAATTGGGCAAAGAGAAATGAGAAGCCCAATAGAAATAGAGTTTGCTGTAAAGTTAGATGTACCAGCAGGAAAGCCCAAAGAATTTAGTTTTTTACAGATAAGACCCATCATAGAAAGTATGGAAACTGTTAGTAAATTACCTAAAAATCTAGATGTTTCTGAAACGATAATTTATTCTGAATCTGCTTTAGGAAATGGAAAATACGAGAATATATTTGATGTAGTATATGTAAAACCAGAGACTTTTAGTGCTGCCAACACAAGAGATATTGCAAATGCTGTTGAAGCCATTAATAAAAAATTTGTGGCAAATGATAAACCTTATATTTTGGTTGGTCCTGGAAGATGGGGATCTAGCGATTCTTGGTTAGGAATTCCTGTACTTTGGTCGCAAATTTCTGCAGCAAAAATAATTGTAGAATCGGGTTTAAATAATTTTAGAATAGATCCAAGTCAGGGAACCCATTTTTTCCAAAATTTAACGTCTTTCAAAGTCGGTTATTTAACTATAAATCCATTTATAGAAGATGGTTTTTTTGATGTTGATTATTTAAATAAACAAGAAGCTGTTTTTGAAAATAAATATTTAAGACACATTTCTTTTAAAAAGGAACTTACAGTTGTTATTGATGGTGAAAACAATAAGGCAGCTATTTTTAAAGAAGATATTTTATTAGAAAATACGATTTCAAATATAGAAGAATCAATTGAAGAATTACCACCAGAAGGATTTATGTAAAATAGATATATAATAAAAAACACACCTTTAATATATTGGTAAATAGTCAAATTCGCAAAAAATGGATAAACTATTGTTAAATATCAAAAAACACCTTATTTAATTTCATACACAATCAATTTTAAAATGTATTTTTGATCTTAAATTTATTCAATAAAAATTTATTAATTGTATCATTATGAATGTAAAGGAAATTTTAACAAATCTAGAAACTAAACACCCTGGAGAAATAGAATATTTACAAGCTGTTAAGGAGGTTTTAGAATCTATTGAAACA
It includes:
- a CDS encoding PEP/pyruvate-binding domain-containing protein, giving the protein MKRNILPNLKTYAFKEVTFDKLMQNRINKVLIVCSNYDYYMLEEDGRIEERIFNEYTSLNLRHPPNFIHANSAKRAIKMMETHQIDIVITWLDIGNYKAFEASKNIKEAFPNVPIAALSHHSSQLRSKLQKENTDSIDFVFHWNGNADIFLAIIKLTEDRMNAENDINVVGVKAILLVEDSLKFYSRYIPIIYKVLLKQTQEFMSEGLNEHRKMLLMRGRPKILLATTFEEGIDLFDTFKDNLLGVISDVNYYKDGVRNKEAGFLLLNYVRNYKRYFPFLIQSSNADNESRALELKGKFLYKHSETLGVDIKNYIIKYFAFGDFEFWDPTQMKVLATAKDLSEFQNAIKHVTEDCLMYHATRSEFSKWLKSRALFPLANLLSVIEYDEFENNNEIRDFLINSIKAYRVYRSRGVIVKFNKNRYDGFVGYARIGEGALGGKARGLAFIDSFLKRNNLYNKYENVSITIPRTVVISTDVFDQFIETHKLIKFAAECTDDEKILHEFISKDLPKWALEDIRAFLETTKCPIAVRSSSLLEDSNYQPFAGVFATYMIPDSEINKKVEMVSNAIKSVIASAFFENSKLYLKAIAHTIEEDKMAVILQEVTGKQYQDVYYPNISGVARSINFYPIGDEKANEGIANIALGLGEIIVGGGQTLRFSPYYPKKVLQLSSPGSTQRDTQQHFYGLDLNPDSYKISTCESINKKKVSIRQAENHGSLKFVASTYDLQNNTIRPGVMHDGVRVITFDNILKYNTFPLPEILQELLRIGQREMRSPIEIEFAVKLDVPAGKPKEFSFLQIRPIIESMETVSKLPKNLDVSETIIYSESALGNGKYENIFDVVYVKPETFSAANTRDIANAVEAINKKFVANDKPYILVGPGRWGSSDSWLGIPVLWSQISAAKIIVESGLNNFRIDPSQGTHFFQNLTSFKVGYLTINPFIEDGFFDVDYLNKQEAVFENKYLRHISFKKELTVVIDGENNKAAIFKEDILLENTISNIEESIEELPPEGFM